In Halichondria panicea chromosome 5, odHalPani1.1, whole genome shotgun sequence, the genomic stretch CACTGATTAGCGATCTACCTCATGTACTActtgtatatagtttatatatacatatttGACATGAGTCCTTTCTTGTCCTGCATACGGGCAGACGCTGAAGACTTGATCATGATACACACCCCAAGAAAAAAGGAACAATGACTGAATCACACTAGATGTAAATACTCACTAAATGTACACTCTTACATAGTCCGTTGTGCCGTTCAATCAAGCTCCTATCGGTGTATGTACTGATGTTGTTCTTATACTTCCCTCCTAGCATGTGCATATCTTTGGATTTCAAATTCTAATCACAACTATAAGACTGTGATCATTCAGGACTTCATTTCAACCTcaatgcatgcaattaaccTGTCCTGTccaactagatctacatgcagttATTGCTGACTTCAATAGTTTGAAATGTTCAGTACAACAACCTCCTTCATTAGCTATGGATAACACTGCTGTTAGTATGGGATCTGTGaaagctacatgcatgcaattatagGTTTATTATGTACTGCTGGTTGACACTGTGATAAATCTAAGCATGCAACATTCCTATCACTCAGGGGAGTTCTGTTAATTATAATCATCCTTGTCACACCCGACAAATATATGCTGGTATAGATTTACCTACAATATCCCAGAAAAAGTTTTCGTGCAAGTCATTTAAATCGTGCCTATTATTATGGTCTATTTTTTGGGTACTTGTTTACTTATTGATGTTGTGGTTGCTGCCAAAACACATCAAAAAACAAAATTCCTAGAAACAAGGTATTCTAAACAATCAACAAATCTAGAGGTTGTGCGCAGAAATTAATCGCATAGTCAAATAGTCACTTCgttgaaaataattattggttggCACTAAACTCCTAGCCACCTTCGCAGgccctcctttttctgttctttcaATATAAGTATTACGGCAGGAATTAAAAAAAgaactaagaaaaaggaagctgtgacaaagaacagaaaggAAGGCCTGCATGCGATGGAGGCTACTAAACTCCACTGACCTTCTTATACGAAATACTTAGCCGAGTCGTTCCGCTTTAACTGTGATCATCCAGAATCTTCGTGTCAACCGGGATGCAACCTGTCCAACAGTTATTGCTGACTGGAATACCCTGTACAACAACCTCTTATATCAGCCATGAATATAACACTGCTATTATTATGGGATCTGTGATTGCTACAATTATCGTTATTTAGTTGCCCGTTGTTTTATTTATTGCTGCACGTGGTTGTCAATAGATCTATCTCTTACATGGTAAAAGCAAAATTTCCATCACTCGAAAGTCCATTCGTATCACCAATCCATGTCGGAGGTAGGTTCCACCTGGACTTCAATACTGAGTCCATTTTAATCATGTATGAATCAACCCTGTCACACAATCTAGTCAGCCAATCCATGGATATAATACCGGTACGCATTTAAATCACATTACGGGTGTGATAAACTTTTTAGTACTGAACAGATGATTGATACTGTTGTGATTGCTGCCAAAACACATTATAAAACAAAATTCCTCTAGAAACAAGGTATTCTAAACAATAAACAAATCTAGAGGTtgtgcccataattatagatccgtagatctatatattGTCCAGTTTTAGGTCCTTCTCCATCCAGCTGCTCAACACCACCTACTATTCAAAATGGCTACATCTCTTCAAGTATGTCCTATTCAGCAACGTACAGCTGCAACCCTGGGTACCAACTGTTGGGATCTGCCACAGCTATTTGTGAAATGGAAGAAATTGATTTTGTTTTCTGGATCTCCGTACCTACGTGCATAGGTAATTACTATAGGCATGCATACTATAATCAATATAACTGGGGTTTACGTATAACTAGGGTGACACAAGGTGTCATGGGGCGAGCGTGTTAGCAGTACAGGTGGTTCACATCTATGTGTTGTGAATACCTATATGCCTGTCTTGTTCCAAGCGTGCCTGTctggcctcaggagtctctGTAGAAAAAAAACACTGGCTTATCATCATGAACGCCACTGGCACTTACCCGAGGCTCTGCTGGTTTGAGTTGAAGCAGCCatttgctgtaggcgtgcctgcctggcctcaggagtctctGTAATGAAAATTACACTGGCTTGTATCACCTGTACGCCGCCTGTACTTACCTGAAGCTCTGCTGGCTTGGGTGGAAGCAGCCatttgctgtaggcgtgcctgcctggcctcaggagtctctGTGTCCCGTCTCAGTTGCTGGGATGCTCTATTGGCATCCAGTGCAATGGTTACCTTGAATCTTGAGTGCCCTGTGCTTTTCTCTGCGTTTGGCTAGCCtgacttctttctcttcagcTGTTTCTTGGGCTCTTGCTTGTCTCTCTCGATCCCTCCTTATTCGAAGCCTTTCTTGCTTGCGTTCGTTGTCAGTATTCGAAACTTTTTCTTATGCTTGTGCAAAATACACAAAGAATACACTAAATTGGTAAGGACCGCATGTGTAAAAACCGGCTATCAGGCCGACCGTACCATTACCataacatacatacatacatacatacatacatacagagaaATTGTCTACCGAGGTCACTAAGACTAGGAGAATGTTGAACATTGTGGGGCGAGCGTAAGAAAACATGCTTGTTTTACGAATTAAAAGAAATATGTTGTATTTAAATTCAAGGTTATTAATTTAGTATACGTATAGTAGAAGCATTTTACATTCGCACTGGTAGTTATCAAGGTCGCGTAACTGAGTTCATGACAGTACCATTATAAGAACATGAGAAGGGCTGTGCAGAGATTAGGTTGTCAACAGTGACTTCGGCTTCATCTATTTCAGCAATTGCTGCTACATTTTGGCCAAATACGTCCAATGTAAGATAGTTTCCACCTGGTGTGCTTATGATAACTTTAGCTCTCAATTGCTTTGTGGAGTGACGAAGACTTTGAATCAATGAGCATTTGTTGCATTTGCCTGTAGTGTCAGTTGAGATGGTGATCTTACTTTTGCAGTTGAGACATGAGATATACGAGTCGAGTGATAAAACACCTACAATTTCAGCTGATGGTACAGTTGGGAAAGTGTCTGGGACATCATCATGGACCACAACATTTGGCAGTTCCTCAATTTTTGTCACTGTTGACCTGTTGCGAGGTACTTGAAGATATTTTTCGTGCTGGAACTCATTGACAAGAATGTTTTCAAATTTGTATGTTTCACCTTTTACAAGCGAATCAATCTTGTTCTCAAAAAGAATTAGCTTAGTTGATGTCGTGGAATCTGCAATATGAACATCTTGTTTCCAGAGCCCATCTGATATCTGGGCCTTAGGTGAAACCATCAATACTTTGGCATTCACTGTGACACGATCATACCCGTTCCTTGTTCGACACTTCATCAAGATGTAGATCTACGTATGTCTGTATTCAATATTTTATTAACATCGACGTGGAAGTCGGTAAGGATCATGAGTCCCAAAAGCAAAttgtgccggtccatgacgtatggatacatacatacatacatacatacatacatacagacaaaattgcaacgttgAAGACTAGgtagggactcgcttcgctcgccccaataaggctcgctacgctcgccccaattatcTATAGCTGTGAATTGTAACTCTCCTCCATCTATTTCTAATGGGTCACCTGATACACCAACAAGTACAACTGTTGGAGGGACAGTGACATACAGCTGTGAGACTGGTTACGTactgtcaggatcagctacagtgaaCTGTGAGGCTAGTGGAACTTGGAGTACCAGACCGATTTGTAACAGTGAGCAATGAGTATGGATCGAGACTGTATCAGATTCAAACCTATTTCGCCCATTATAGAAGGATCATTCCAACAAACTATTCAACTAATTTAAAGAAACAATTATATCTGTCTCTTGTCAGAACTCACTTAACATATTGCTCGCAGTTGTGGAGACCTAAATTAATAAAGGATATCAAGTCACTAGAAAAAGTGCAACGCAGAGCCACAAAATATATCCTTAATGATTATGTATCAGACTACAAAGCAAGACTCTGCAAATTAAAGTTATTGCCCCTCATGAGATGGTTTGAACTGCAAGATATCATGTTTATTGTGAAATATATGCAGCAGCAGTCGGACGATATAAGAGAACTAGTATCTTTCACTTCATCCAAAACCAGGGCAGGCTGCTCAGGCCATTCCCTTCAAATTAAATTTGCTAGAAATAACTATTCAAGACACTTCTACTTCATTAGAATTGCAAAAGTATGGAATAAATTGCCGTCGAATTTAATAAATCTAGATTCATCTCTAGGAACAATCAAGAAAAAGACTTCGGACTTTTTAGTGTCAGATTTTCTAGAAAACTTTGACACAAATAACTTATGTTCATTTCATATGGTTTGCCCATGCTCTAAAtgtcatatatatataggatccTCTGTTAACTATACTTATCACTCTATagattatataatatacatcAGCTGCTCCAATGTTGGAGTAAGTCTGTCAGCTATTTCCTCTCACCTAATAATTTTCACTTAATTTCTTTTGTGCATAGCTGTaaagttcacataataataataataataataatagttgtCTCCTGTGGGTCTCTTCCCTCTATTTCAAATGGATCACCTGGTGCTCCAACAAGTACAACATTTGGAGGGACAGGGACGTGCAGCTGTAATACTGGTTACGTactgtcaggatcagctacagtgaactgtgaggctagcggaggttggagtactagaccaacttgtgaaggtgagCAATGAGTAGCTAGGAGACTGTAACGTATTGAAATGTATTGCATCTTATAATAGTCATTTCCTGTGGATCTCTTCCCTCTATTTCCAATGGGTCACCTGGTACTCCGACAAGTACAACATTTGGAGGAACAGGGACATACAGCTGTAATACTGGTTACGTactgtcaggatcagctaCGGTGAACTGTGAGGCTAGCGGAGGTTGGAGTACTAGACCGACTTGTGAAAGTGAGCAATGAATAGCTATAGGATACTTTAATTGTCGATTAAAATGCACCGCCTTTCCATTATAATAGTCGTCTCCTGTGGGTCTCTTCCCTCTATTTCCAATGGATCACCTGGTACTCCAACAAGTACAACATTTGGAGGGACAGGGACGTACAGCTGTAATACTGGTTACGTactgtcaggatcagctacagtgacCTGTGAGGCTAGCGGAGGTTGGAGTACTAGACCGACTTGTGAAAGTGAGCAATGAATAGCCTTTAATTGTAAAATGCACCGCCTTTCCATTATAACAGTCGTCTCCTGTGGGTCTCTTCCCTCTATTTCCAATAGATCACCTGGTACTCCAACAAGTACAACATTTGGAGGGACAGGGACGTACAGCTGTAATACTGGTTACGTactgtcaggatcagctacagtgaaCTGTGAGGCTAGCGGAGGTTGGAGTACTAGACCAACTTGTGAAAGTGAGCAATAAGTAGCTAGGAGACTTTAATTGTCAGATTAAAATGCACATTGTAATAGT encodes the following:
- the LOC135336057 gene encoding sushi, von Willebrand factor type A, EGF and pentraxin domain-containing protein 1-like, producing the protein MSYSATYSCNPGYQLLGSATAICEMEEIDFVFWISVPTCIVVSCGSLPSISNGSPGAPTSTTFGGTGTCSCNTGYVLSGSATVNCEASGGWSTRPTCEVISCGSLPSISNGSPGTPTSTTFGGTGTYSCNTGYVLSGSATVNCEASGGWSTRPTCEIVSCGSLPSISNGSPGTPTSTTFGGTGTYSCNTGYVLSGSATVTCEASGGWSTRPTCESEQ